The Candidatus Saccharimonadales bacterium genome includes a window with the following:
- a CDS encoding DUF1905 domain-containing protein, protein MTEELTKKFTAKLQKNPGTGGWTCVIWPESTKFFKTKGLVKVSGTIDGHPFKSSFMALGDGRHMLPVKAEIRAVINKQVGDTVTVNLQKRH, encoded by the coding sequence GTGACTGAAGAATTGACTAAAAAATTCACGGCTAAACTGCAAAAGAACCCCGGCACGGGTGGCTGGACCTGTGTCATTTGGCCGGAATCGACCAAGTTTTTTAAAACCAAGGGTTTGGTCAAGGTCAGCGGCACCATAGACGGCCATCCCTTTAAAAGCTCATTCATGGCTCTGGGCGACGGCCGTCATATGCTGCCGGTCAAGGCGGAGATTCGAGCTGTAATCAATAAACAAGTCGGCGACACCGTCACTGTTAACTTGCAAAAACGCCATTAA
- a CDS encoding polysaccharide deacetylase family protein yields MPEAHQHDDSIPVTQPLAEPQSGPKAEGSNSQPVVYFGIDDGPSCTDNVTWGMLDLFAEHGALATWFVTGYGVSCDPAALRSIYASGHAIGNHTYNHERLTDLSDSQRLATFDRLQDVVTSSGGPIMTCYRPPYGSTSDSVRASAAKRGMIEWKWNVDPRDWSDPGVNHIINIFNTLEDGDVVVIHDGNSNRQTLDALRSWLPANADKFDFKPLPGCAVATDPVVCQGLPATIVGTKHDDTIHGTPKADVIWAGPGNDVVKGGGGADVICGGGGDDELWGGEGQDTILGGGGNDTMHGGRGRDHLYGGEGNDFIYGSKGDDFLKGGNGADMLWGGMGQDILHGNDGNDTLRGGKHDDVIYGGPSDDLLYGNEGYDNCRGGSGVNTGYLCEETESIF; encoded by the coding sequence TTGCCGGAGGCGCACCAGCACGATGATTCGATTCCTGTCACCCAACCTCTGGCCGAGCCGCAGTCTGGCCCTAAGGCCGAGGGAAGCAATAGCCAGCCGGTAGTATATTTTGGCATTGACGACGGCCCCAGCTGCACTGATAACGTTACCTGGGGCATGCTCGATCTATTTGCCGAACACGGAGCCCTGGCTACTTGGTTTGTCACCGGCTACGGTGTCAGTTGCGATCCGGCCGCCCTGCGAAGCATCTATGCTAGTGGCCACGCCATTGGCAACCATACTTATAACCATGAAAGATTGACCGATCTAAGCGATAGTCAGCGGCTGGCTACCTTCGATCGTCTGCAAGACGTTGTGACTAGTAGTGGCGGCCCAATAATGACCTGCTATCGCCCGCCTTATGGCTCAACTAGCGACTCCGTGCGGGCTTCGGCCGCTAAACGGGGCATGATCGAATGGAAATGGAATGTCGATCCGCGGGACTGGTCTGATCCGGGCGTAAATCATATTATCAATATTTTTAATACGCTTGAGGACGGCGATGTCGTGGTTATCCATGATGGTAATAGCAACCGACAAACTCTTGATGCTTTGAGGTCTTGGCTGCCAGCTAACGCCGATAAGTTTGACTTCAAACCGCTTCCGGGTTGCGCGGTTGCCACCGACCCTGTCGTTTGCCAGGGCCTGCCGGCCACTATCGTTGGCACCAAACATGACGACACTATCCACGGTACTCCCAAAGCCGACGTGATATGGGCCGGTCCGGGCAACGACGTTGTCAAGGGTGGCGGCGGAGCCGACGTGATTTGCGGTGGCGGTGGTGACGATGAACTCTGGGGTGGTGAGGGCCAGGACACTATCTTGGGAGGTGGTGGCAATGACACCATGCACGGCGGCCGCGGGCGCGACCATCTCTACGGTGGCGAGGGCAACGACTTTATCTATGGCAGCAAAGGTGATGACTTCCTCAAGGGCGGTAATGGGGCGGATATGCTCTGGGGCGGTATGGGTCAGGACATCTTGCATGGCAACGACGGAAACGACACTTTAAGGGGCGGCAAGCACGACGATGTTATATATGGCGGGCCGTCAGACGATCTATTATACGGCAACGAAGGGTACGACAACTGTCGCGGCGGCTCGGGTGTTAACACCGGTTATCTCTGCGAAGAAACCGAGTCGATTTTCTAG
- a CDS encoding VOC family protein, producing the protein MSNNPVVHFEMPYKDPKRVSEFYQKVFGWKMVDAGEQMGHYLLAETAETDDKQMVKTPGTINGGFYELKQSPQSKEPSVVISVPDMKTAIENVKAADGEMLGEPTNIPGIGLWVSFKDSEGNRVSILQASN; encoded by the coding sequence ATGAGCAACAACCCGGTCGTGCACTTTGAGATGCCTTATAAGGATCCAAAACGAGTATCCGAGTTTTATCAAAAAGTATTTGGGTGGAAGATGGTTGACGCTGGTGAGCAAATGGGCCACTACCTTTTGGCTGAGACGGCCGAAACCGATGACAAACAAATGGTCAAAACACCAGGCACCATCAACGGTGGGTTTTACGAATTAAAGCAATCACCCCAGTCAAAGGAGCCATCAGTCGTGATTTCTGTGCCAGACATGAAAACAGCTATAGAAAACGTCAAGGCCGCCGATGGCGAGATGCTCGGTGAGCCCACTAACATACCGGGTATAGGTCTATGGGTTTCTTTCAAAGACTCCGAAGGCAACCGGGTCAGTATTTTACAAGCCAGTAACTAG